The Fluviispira sanaruensis sequence CAAGACTATTATAATATGCAGGCCCCGATTTTTCAAAAAAACTAATAGGTAAAACAACCTTATGTGTGCGAGCAATTTCTTGAAATTGAGCAAGAAAAGGATGATTTTCAACTTCATTCGCTAACTCAAATAAATGATCATATTGCTCTTGACAAAAATAATGATTTTCAAAGAGTTCAGGTAATAAAATAATATTTGCATTATTATGAACGCACTCTTCAATGAATTTAATTGCTTTTTGAATATTTTCATCGATCTTATTTGTCATGCTCATTTGAATAAGAGCAAGCTTAATCTTTCTTTGCATCAATCAATTATCTCCAAATATCACCTGCTGGTTGTTGCTGAGTCACGCAATGAAAGGATCCTCCACCATTTATAATGGCCCGTGAACTCAAGCCAATCACTTCACGACCAGGAAAAAGTGGACGTAAAGTATTAAGAGCCAATTCATCATGAGGATCTTGATATAAGGGAACAACAACAAAATGATTGCCAATATAAAAGTTTGCATAGGTTGCAGGCAAACGTTGACTCTCAATTTCAATTCTTTGTTTAGGTAAAACTAAAGGAATAAGTTTAAATGAATTCCCTTCGAGATCTGTGAATGTTTTAAGCAGCTCATAATTACGTTGCATAACATGATAGTTTTTGTCTGATTTATCTTCAGTGATAGAATAAACAATCGTTTTTTCATCAACAAATCTAACAATAGTATCGATATGTCCATCTGTGTGATCGCCTTCAAGGCCATCTTCTAACCAAAGTAATTTTTTAATTCCCAAATATTCTTTTAAACTTTTTTCTATATCACTTTGAGAAAGTTTTGGGTTTCTCATTTTACTTAATAAACACTGTTTTGTAGTTAAACATATACCTTTACCATTATTATCTAAAGAACCTCCTTCCATAACAACAGGAGAATTAAAGAAATTTATATTGAGAATCTTAGCAACTTCATAAGGCGCAAGAGAATCTAGCTCCCATTTAAATTTTTGTCCCCAGGCATTGAATTCCCATTTCACAAAACTCAATTTATTTTCTTTTAATATAAAAATAGGACCATTATCTCTAAACCAGACATCATTTAACGAAACTCTATGTAAAGATATATTACTGAGTTCTCCCAGTCGTTCTCTAGCATCTAATTCAGTTTCTTTATTGTTCACCAGCAGATGAACATGTTCATATTTCGCAATTGTTTTTACAAGGTTGGTAAATTCTTCTCTTACAGAGTTTAACTTTCCATACCAAATATCTTCATCAAAAGGCCAGCTTGTCCAAGTAGCTGAATGAGGAGCCCATTCAGCGGGCATGGAAAAACCAATATTATAAGGTATATCTTTCCGTATTTGAGACATCAAAATTTCCTTTTTTCGAAATAAAAAACAGGCTTATAAATAAAAATACCCAAATTTGATATACATCAGATAGAAAATTGAGTCTAGAATGAGTTTTTTTTAATTAACCGCTGCGAAAAACTTTTGCTGTAACTGTTTTTAAAACCTTTTTCTCGACCACCACTTTTTTAGCTTCCGTCACATAATCTTTTACAGCATCATAGGCATGTCGTTCATCCCCACCACCTGCAATCCATTGGGCCACCGTTGAGCCATTTAAAAAATGATGGGGATAACCAAAAATCACTTTATTCGCTTCTAAATGAGCCCAATTCGTTTCTAAGTTTTCTTTTTCAAATAAGAAAGTTGCATAGTCAATAACCCTTAAAATGCAGCTTTCTACATTTTTGAATTCAACTCCTCGGGCTAGTTTTACTTTATCCTTCACTTTAAATTTCAAAAAAACCCCTGAAAAAAGTTATATTTAACTTCTTTCTATATCGACATAAAAAAGTATTTTATTGAGACCGAAGGATTGTCAAAACTTTTTACAGTTTAATCTAAATAAATTCTTAGTTTTATGCAAAAGAAAGCAAGTAAAATCAATATTTAATCAATAATATTGATATCTTAATAAATTTACATAAAAAAGCTGGCTAAAAAATAAATTTTGCCAGCTTATATTTGTAAAAGTCAATTTTTTCTTACTTTTTCTTCTTAACAGAAGACTTTCTTTTGACTCCAACTTTTTCCTTTAAAGACGAAGCAACTCTAAAACTTACTTTTTTAGAAGCAGGAATTTTAATTTCTTCACCTGTTTGAGGATTTCTTCCCTTACGGGCAGCGCGATCTTTTACTTGTAAAATCCCAAGTTTATCAATGCGTACTTTTTTTCCTGCAGCAACATGATCTTCAATTGCATCAAGAAAAGCAGCAATGACTTCTTTCGTTAATTTTTTTGGTAATTGATCAAAACGAGTTGAAACTTCAACGGTTAGCGCAGAAGTAGATACAGTCGAAACCTTTCTTTTAGTCATACACATCCTCTCTTGTGAGTGGTTAAATGAAACTCCGTTTATAATTGCCTGAATCGACATATATATCAAGAGGAAAAGTATAATTTTTTAATTTGCTAATGTAGCATAGTCAAAACTTCACGAAGCTAAGTTGTGAAGAAATCTTTTCTAGGAGCTATTAACAATGAATCAAATTATTCTTTCCATACAATCCTGTGTCAGTTACGGCCATGTCGGTAACAGCGCTGTTACCTTTCCTTTACAACGACTTGGCGTTCAAGTTTGGCCTATACATACAGTACTTTTTTCAAATCATACCGGCTACGGACAATGGAGAGGTAAAGTAATTGACATAGAAGGAGTAAGAGAAGTTTTTTTAGGGATAAAGGACAGAGGTGTTCTAAAAAATTGCGATGCTCTTTTAAGTGGTTATATGGGCTCAAAAGAGCTCGGAATAGTTATGATAGAAGCAATCAAAGAACTCAGGAAATTGAAACCAGATACCCTCTACTGTTGCGACCCAGTTATGGGCGACATAGGCAGAGGGTTCTTTGTTAAAGAAGGAATTCCTGAATTTTTTAAAGAAGAAATGCTAAAATACGCAGACATTATTACTCCAAATCATTTTGAATTAGAATACTTAAGCGATAAAAAATTTGATTCAATTGAAGGAGCTGTTGCAGCTGCACGTAGAGTTATGAAAAAAGGCCCAAAAGTTGTTGTTATAACAAGTCTGTTACTTAAAGAGACAAAAGAAACAAATATCAACATGCTTGTTGTCAATGAAAATTCAGTTTATATTGCAACAACTCCATATATATCTATTACTTTAAATGGCACAGGCGATTTGACCGCAGCATTATTCACTCATTTTTACTTAAAATATAAGAAAAATACTCAGAAAGCTTTAGAGGCAACTATTTCTAGAGTTTACGAAGTCATTTTGAAAACAGCAAATGCTTCAGCAAAAGAACTCGTTCTTGTACAAGCACAAAACTCTCTTGTGAATCCAAAACATTTGTTTAAAGCAAAAAAAGTTAAAATTAGTTAGTCCAAAGTTCCTGGTCCGGAAGCCCCACTCGATTTCGAAGAGCGGTTTTTAAAAAATCTTTTTTCAATATAAGAAGTGAGTGAGAGGAAGAAGATCAAACCAATCGTTATAAGGATTGTTGATAAAAAGATACCAAAGCCAATTAATATTCCAAGCGCTGACACAGTCCAAATAACAGCTGCCGTTGTCAATCCCTGCACTTTACTGCTTGATTTAAAGATTGCTCCTGCCCCGATAAAACCAATACCTGATACGATTTGCGCGACGATCCGAGTAACATCTGCAGAGATAACAGGATTTGAGCTTTCATATTCACTCATCAACAATGAGACGGCAGTAAATAGAGCAGAGGCTGCACAGATAAGTGCATTCGTTTTAATTCCAGCAAGTTTACCGCGATACTCTCTTTCAATCCCAACTAAAGTACCAACAAATAATGCAACTCCAACTTTTGGTAATAAAAAAATAAGGACATCAAGTTCAGGAATATAATGCACTGTAAGAGTCAAATCATTAAACATAAATTTACCTTAAAACAAATAAATTACTTTTGATTATTTACTATTTTCTCAATTTCATAGAATAAGTGTTAGAAAAATTTTCTATCTTTGCCAAAGATATGACTCAAAATTTATTTTCAAAAGCCAAATGACGAATCACTTTAAGCAAATTAATTTATTGCCTTTAGGTGGTTTATGTCCGTTAAGAAAAATAATATTGATGAAAAAGATCTCGCAAGACATATGGGCGATCAGGCTTGTCGAGCAGAATCAAATAGTCTTGCCCAAAAAAAATACACACACTTGCAAAGACTTATGAGTAAAATATCTGCTTTATCAGATAAGGAATTTGATATTGCATTTTCAACGCTTGAATCTATGTTAGAAAATTTTAATACAAAAAAATCAAAAGTAGAAGATGATAAAATAACAAATAAAAACAAAGAAAATACTATTGCAGTAATCACAAATAAACAATAATTACTGATATTCGCTTAAATTAATCGTATAAACATCTGATCCAATTCTAAATGTCAATTCTGATGGATAAATATTATCTGCTAAAACATACCCAGCCCAGCGAACGTAAACATCAGTTTCATTTGAAAAAAGACCGTAATAAAATTGGCTATTCATTACAAGTGTATAGCCTAAACCTTTGCGCTCTAAACTTAAATTGCTTTGAACTTCGATTTCATTATCTGATATTTTTACCGTTGAAATTGCAATATATTGTCTTTTATTTTCAATCGGCTTTAAGTCTTGTTCTGTATAAATTTTATTTTTTTCATCTTCTTTAGCTTCTACAAATATACCGTCATTACTATTTATTTTTTTAAATGCGTACCCCCCACAAATAAATTCACGCAGATTTTTGGATCCTATTTTTGCAAACAAAGATGTCATTTGATTTAGAGAGTCAGTGTCTAAAATAGCTTCTGTTTGAAATGTATAATCAATTTTATTTTTATTCACTTCAAATGATGAATACTCTTCACCCAAAGGACCAATCACACTCCCTTTTAAACGATTAAATTTATTTTCCCAAATGGCTTCCAGTTGAAAAGAAGGAACTCTAAAATTTGAAGAGTTGATATCAGCCAAAAATTGGGGATTATTATTAGAACTGCAGAGAGAAGCAATGGTAGCAGAAATCCGTTGAATCGCTTCATCTTCTGGCACTTTATCTAATTTACGTGAACGTAAAGTCGTGCAAGAACAAAATAGCAAAATAACTAAAAATGCATTTGTAAATTTATGTAACATAAAAACTCAATTCGTCATAAGATGAAAAGCTTTTCTTGCAGAACTATGCCCTGTGAGCATTTCATATGTTCTAAAGCCAGTTGGAGAAGTAATATTTATTTCTCCAATTCGATTGCCTATGACATCGAGACCAGCTAAATAAATATTTTTTTCTTTAAGAAAAAGAGCTATTTTTTGACACAATTCTTTTTGCTCCTTTGTCATTTCTCTTAGCACAGCAGTTCCGCCCTGCGCCAAATTCGATGCTACTTTTCCTTTTCCAGGTAAGCGCACAAAGTCGCAAATGATTTCACCACCAGCAACCAAAACTCTCCGATCACCTTCTTCATATATCTCTTTTAAAAAAGGTTGTATCATCAGTTTTTGCAAATTACTTTCATTTTTTAATTTAAGATTTATATATGAAAAAAATGCTGTTTTGTCTTTGAAATATTCAACGCTCTCACCACCATGACCCAACCATGGTTTAGATATATATCCATTGTAAAAGAGTTCAGAATGTTCATAACAAAAAGATTTAATTACATTTATATCAGTAGATAAACAGGTGGGCACTAAATTCTTTTCAGTTATAATTCCTTCTGAAAAAGCACGCCACTGCAAAGCTTTTTCATGATATGCCAACAACGCTTCTGGAGGGTTTAATATTTTTACTTTATTCTGGGCAGATAAAATCCAACAAAGATCTTTATATTCTTCATCAAAAGGAGGATCTTTTCTGATAAAACAATATGGATAATCAGATAATTGAAATAAATTTCCACTTTTAGGTTCATATTTAATTTCATGCTGAGAAATTGTTTGCAGAACAATGATATTTTTTATAACAATATTATTATTATAAAAATGAATATCATGACTTTCACACCAATGAACTTCAAATCCATCTTCAAGAGCTACCTGAGCTAAAGCTAAACTTGAATCTGAAGAAACATTCACTTTTTTTATGCTATCAGCAATCACGAGTACTTTTTTTTGCAATGCTATTTTACTCCTCAAACAAACTCATACTTTTGCTAAAAAAGATTATAACAATCCCTTATGAAAAGCAACGAAAGCCTTGCTGATGCATCAAATAAAGTGTTACAATTATATTTCATATTAACAGATATTTAAAAGGAGTCGATTTTATGATTGATTATCGTAAACTTGGTTATATCTCTGAGAAACAGCATACTTTTTGTGAGTTTGAAGGTAAAATGGTTGCAGAACATGTGATCACTCGCAATGGATTTAATGATAATTATTCAATTCTATATCAAAAAAGAGCTCCTACTCATGAAGTTAATGCAGAAATTTACAAATCAGAAAATCCATTTTTTCCTAGCTACAATAAGTTGAGTAACAATGAGTTGAAAAGAAGGCATTTTAAGACACCAAATTATTCTAAAGAAGGAAATTTATTAGAGGCACGTGCAACACTTCTTGTAAATAATACATGTTCGGTGGGCATCTTAAATCAAACAAAAAATGATCATTTCTTTTTTGCAAATGCGGATGCCGATGAACTCTATTTTGTTACAGAAGGCAATGGAATTCTCCAAACTGTCATGGGAGAAATTGATTATGCTTCAGGCGATTATTTATTTATTCCAAAAGCAATTCCTTATCGTTTTCTGCCAAGTGCAAAAAGTAATATGTTTATTGTAGAAGGAAAAAATAATTTTGGTATCCCAAAAGAATTTCGTTTAGCGCAAGGACAATTTAAATTAGATGCTCCATACAATCATCGCGACTTTCATGCACCGAGTCGCTTAATGGAACTCAAATGCAATGAGAATTATCCAATTATTATAAAAAAAGATAATGTATTAACAAAACATGAATACACAGACTTTCCGTACAAAGTGGTCGGCTGGGATGGATGGTATTGGCCATTTTCTTTCTCTATTCATAGTTATCAACCCAAAACGAGTTCTGTACATCTTCCCCCAACAGTGCACACAGCATTTAGCGGCGATAATTTTTATATTATGAACTTTGTCCCTCGGGTTTTAGATTATCACCCCAAAGCAATTCCATGCCCATGGCCGCATTCAAATATCGACTGCGATGAAGCTATTTTTTACATAAGTGGAGACTTCACAAGTCGAAAAGGAATTTCAAATTATTCTATTAGTTTTCATCCCTCTGGTATTCCACACGGCCCTCACCCCGAAAGATACGAGCAAAGTATTGGCGCAAAAAGAACAGAAGAATTAGCAATTATGGTTGACACTTTTGAGCCATTGTTTGTAACTGAAGCAGCAGCGATGCTTGAGGACAAAAAGTATCACTATACTTGGGATTCACATGAGCATCTATAAAGTTGTTTCAATCTAAAGCAAATATTAAAAGAATTGGCAATTCATATGAAAGATAATGAAAAAAAATATTCAATTGTACTTACGGGTGGCGGAACAGCGGGTCATGTATGGCCGCATTTTGCCTTATTTGAAGGCGACAAATCACCTTTAAATAAGGCGTTTCAAGAGAATAATTTGAAAGTTCATTATATTGGTTCTCAATCAGGCATGGAAAAAGATCTTGTATTACTGAATCAACCTACTTGGCATTACCACTCGATTGCCACTGGGAAATTGCGACGCTACTTAAGTTTACAAAATTTCTTCGATATTTTCAAAATTTTTTTTGGCTTTATTCAAGCATTTTTTATACTTAATAAAATAAAAGCATCTGCAGTCTTTTCCAAAGGAGGGTTTGTCTCCGCCCCCGTTGTTTGGGCTGCATGGTTAAGAGGAATACCCATCATAATCCATGAAAGCGATGCTACACCCGCTCTTGCAACTAAATTAACTCTGCCTTTTTCTTTTCTAGCTTTAGTTGCATTCGAGGAAACTATTAAAAAATTGCCATCTTTTTTTCATAATAAAATAAATTACGTTGGCCTTCCGTTAAGAGAATCATTATTTAGCTCTTCAAAAGAAGAAGCGAATAAATTTTTTAATTTCCAGCTGAATAAAAAAACTATTTTAATTTTCGGTGGCAGTTTAGGTGCGCAAAGCCTAAATAAAAAAATGTTTGAAATTATTCCTGAATTAAATAAAAATTTTAATATTATTCACATCGTCGGAAAAGGTAACAAAACGGAAATTGCTTCTGCTGAAAATTATCGACAATATGAGTTTTTAAATCACGAAATGAAATATGCTTATGCACTCGCTGATTTAGCTATCTGCCGGGCAGGGGCAAGCAGCATTTTTGAACTTGCAGCTGCGCGCATACCCATGATTCTTGTTCCCTTAGGTTTGCATGCGAGTCGAGGAGATCAAATTGTTAATGCGAGAATATTTAGTAATAGAGGTTGGTCACAATCTATTGATGAAAATACTTTTCAAAAAGAATCTGCCATTCAGTTGATAGAATCAACTATGAATTCACTGGAAGAGCGTAAATTAGCACTTGAATCTGCACCTTCAGCCCAATCCGCCCTAAAAGTGAGTCAAAAGATATGGGATATTATTTTACGATATGAGGCGAATAAATAATGGATGACTTTTTAAATCTAAAAAACACCTTACAAGAAGTGTTTGACGACAGCAATTTAGCTAAAGAATTATCCATTGAAGTTTCATTATCAGATCTGAATTCATTCGCTCATTTTATCTCTACATTTATAAAGGCTGGTGATTGGTTTCTTCTGGACGGAGATTTAGGTGCAGGTAAAACATCATTAACCAAAGAACTTTCATTAATCCTAGGCGCTCATCAACAAACCATCAGTCCTACATTTTCAATTTTAAATATCGAAGAATTAAATTCTGAAACTGAACTTAAAAAACTGGTTCACCTCGATTTATATCGACTCAAATCCGGCCGAGAACTTCTTTATTTAGGATTAGAAGAAGAGTTTAATCCAAAAAACTCGTTTTGTGTCATTGAATGGCCTTATAATATCGAAAATGATGATTATTTAGCTTTTTTCCAAATAACAAAATGCGCAAAGCCTAAGAGAGTTATTGAAATAATTTTAGAATTAGCAGAAAAAGAAGATGTGCGCATTTATCATATTAAAAGAACACATTTTTAGATAATTTTTTTATAATTCAATAATTTTATTAATTAACTTTTTCAATACCCCCCCCTTTACTTTCTAAAAAGATGGCATACATTGACATTGATGAGAAGGGGTTATCTTTTATTATGCTTAAGTAAAAGG is a genomic window containing:
- a CDS encoding agmatine deiminase family protein, whose translation is MSQIRKDIPYNIGFSMPAEWAPHSATWTSWPFDEDIWYGKLNSVREEFTNLVKTIAKYEHVHLLVNNKETELDARERLGELSNISLHRVSLNDVWFRDNGPIFILKENKLSFVKWEFNAWGQKFKWELDSLAPYEVAKILNINFFNSPVVMEGGSLDNNGKGICLTTKQCLLSKMRNPKLSQSDIEKSLKEYLGIKKLLWLEDGLEGDHTDGHIDTIVRFVDEKTIVYSITEDKSDKNYHVMQRNYELLKTFTDLEGNSFKLIPLVLPKQRIEIESQRLPATYANFYIGNHFVVVPLYQDPHDELALNTLRPLFPGREVIGLSSRAIINGGGSFHCVTQQQPAGDIWR
- a CDS encoding HU family DNA-binding protein — protein: MSIQAIINGVSFNHSQERMCMTKRKVSTVSTSALTVEVSTRFDQLPKKLTKEVIAAFLDAIEDHVAAGKKVRIDKLGILQVKDRAARKGRNPQTGEEIKIPASKKVSFRVASSLKEKVGVKRKSSVKKKK
- the pdxY gene encoding pyridoxal kinase PdxY yields the protein MNQIILSIQSCVSYGHVGNSAVTFPLQRLGVQVWPIHTVLFSNHTGYGQWRGKVIDIEGVREVFLGIKDRGVLKNCDALLSGYMGSKELGIVMIEAIKELRKLKPDTLYCCDPVMGDIGRGFFVKEGIPEFFKEEMLKYADIITPNHFELEYLSDKKFDSIEGAVAAARRVMKKGPKVVVITSLLLKETKETNINMLVVNENSVYIATTPYISITLNGTGDLTAALFTHFYLKYKKNTQKALEATISRVYEVILKTANASAKELVLVQAQNSLVNPKHLFKAKKVKIS
- a CDS encoding MgtC/SapB family protein; translated protein: MFNDLTLTVHYIPELDVLIFLLPKVGVALFVGTLVGIEREYRGKLAGIKTNALICAASALFTAVSLLMSEYESSNPVISADVTRIVAQIVSGIGFIGAGAIFKSSSKVQGLTTAAVIWTVSALGILIGFGIFLSTILITIGLIFFLSLTSYIEKRFFKNRSSKSSGASGPGTLD
- a CDS encoding homogentisate 1,2-dioxygenase, with product MIDYRKLGYISEKQHTFCEFEGKMVAEHVITRNGFNDNYSILYQKRAPTHEVNAEIYKSENPFFPSYNKLSNNELKRRHFKTPNYSKEGNLLEARATLLVNNTCSVGILNQTKNDHFFFANADADELYFVTEGNGILQTVMGEIDYASGDYLFIPKAIPYRFLPSAKSNMFIVEGKNNFGIPKEFRLAQGQFKLDAPYNHRDFHAPSRLMELKCNENYPIIIKKDNVLTKHEYTDFPYKVVGWDGWYWPFSFSIHSYQPKTSSVHLPPTVHTAFSGDNFYIMNFVPRVLDYHPKAIPCPWPHSNIDCDEAIFYISGDFTSRKGISNYSISFHPSGIPHGPHPERYEQSIGAKRTEELAIMVDTFEPLFVTEAAAMLEDKKYHYTWDSHEHL
- a CDS encoding UDP-N-acetylglucosamine--N-acetylmuramyl-(pentapeptide) pyrophosphoryl-undecaprenol N-acetylglucosamine transferase encodes the protein MKDNEKKYSIVLTGGGTAGHVWPHFALFEGDKSPLNKAFQENNLKVHYIGSQSGMEKDLVLLNQPTWHYHSIATGKLRRYLSLQNFFDIFKIFFGFIQAFFILNKIKASAVFSKGGFVSAPVVWAAWLRGIPIIIHESDATPALATKLTLPFSFLALVAFEETIKKLPSFFHNKINYVGLPLRESLFSSSKEEANKFFNFQLNKKTILIFGGSLGAQSLNKKMFEIIPELNKNFNIIHIVGKGNKTEIASAENYRQYEFLNHEMKYAYALADLAICRAGASSIFELAAARIPMILVPLGLHASRGDQIVNARIFSNRGWSQSIDENTFQKESAIQLIESTMNSLEERKLALESAPSAQSALKVSQKIWDIILRYEANK
- the tsaE gene encoding tRNA (adenosine(37)-N6)-threonylcarbamoyltransferase complex ATPase subunit type 1 TsaE, yielding MDDFLNLKNTLQEVFDDSNLAKELSIEVSLSDLNSFAHFISTFIKAGDWFLLDGDLGAGKTSLTKELSLILGAHQQTISPTFSILNIEELNSETELKKLVHLDLYRLKSGRELLYLGLEEEFNPKNSFCVIEWPYNIENDDYLAFFQITKCAKPKRVIEIILELAEKEDVRIYHIKRTHF